In the genome of Afifella aestuarii, one region contains:
- a CDS encoding 50S ribosomal protein L25/general stress protein Ctc, with the protein MSHTYELTAEVRERSGKGAARAVRREGKVPAVIYGDKKPATPIALNYKELNLKLHAGGFLTTVATINVDGDKVRVIPKDYQLDPVRGFLMHVDFLRVSRGTTLTLELPVHFINEEEAPGLTRGGVLNVVRHTVEVHVPADQIPENLVADLAGLEIGDSVHISNIALPEGVTPTITDRDFTVATIAAPASLVSEESEEEAEAEEPEVEGEGDEEEETEE; encoded by the coding sequence ATGAGCCACACTTACGAGCTCACAGCTGAGGTGCGCGAACGGAGCGGCAAGGGGGCCGCACGTGCCGTGCGCCGCGAGGGTAAAGTCCCAGCCGTCATTTACGGCGACAAGAAGCCCGCCACACCGATCGCGCTGAACTACAAAGAACTGAATTTGAAGCTGCATGCCGGCGGCTTTCTCACCACCGTCGCAACCATCAACGTTGATGGCGACAAGGTGCGCGTGATCCCGAAGGATTATCAGCTCGATCCCGTTCGCGGCTTCCTGATGCATGTGGACTTTCTGCGCGTTTCGCGCGGCACGACGCTGACCCTGGAACTGCCGGTGCACTTCATCAACGAGGAAGAAGCTCCGGGCCTCACCCGCGGCGGCGTCCTCAATGTCGTGCGCCACACCGTCGAGGTGCATGTGCCGGCCGATCAGATTCCGGAAAATCTGGTGGCTGATCTCGCCGGCCTCGAAATCGGCGACAGCGTCCACATCTCCAACATCGCCCTGCCCGAGGGCGTGACGCCGACCATCACCGACCGCGACTTCACCGTCGCCACGATCGCCGCTCCGGCGTCGCTCGTCAGCGAAGAGAGTGAAGAAGAGGCCGAGGCTGAAGAGCCCGAGGTCGAAGGCGAAGGTGACGAGGAAGAGGAGACGGAGGAGTAA
- the chrA gene encoding chromate efflux transporter, translated as MRALDAGEQITEGSAFEVFKVFLVRGLTSFGGPVAHLGYYHEAFVKKRGWLSDAAYADLIALCQFLPGPASSQVGMAIGLMRAGYLGMLAAFVGFTLPSALLMYGFAEAFGFLSPLIGSGWIAGLKAAAVAVVALALLGMARKLTPDLRRLTMAAGCAALVLGMHTPWTQLGAILIGALLGLFVIPNKAVETREAEAAIDTKVGRRLGVAAFGIFVLLLFVAFMLRGSPTGIGLAAHFYHAGALVFGGGHVVLPLLETEVVDPGLVSRDAFLAGYGAAQALPGPLFAFSAYLGSLAQTPLAGAVGGLVALLAIFLPGALLVVAALPFWRELQHAPGARRALAGVNAAVVGILAAALYDPVFTAGVNSLDSFAVATSAFLALLVPRVPAWAVVIAAAGVGAVIL; from the coding sequence ATGCGCGCGCTAGACGCCGGGGAGCAAATAACCGAAGGCTCTGCTTTTGAGGTCTTCAAGGTCTTTCTGGTGCGCGGCCTCACCTCGTTCGGCGGACCTGTCGCGCATCTCGGCTATTATCACGAGGCCTTCGTCAAGAAGCGCGGCTGGTTGAGCGACGCGGCTTATGCCGATTTGATTGCGCTTTGCCAGTTTCTCCCTGGCCCGGCCTCCAGCCAGGTCGGGATGGCGATCGGTCTGATGCGCGCGGGCTATCTCGGTATGCTGGCCGCCTTTGTCGGCTTCACGCTGCCCTCAGCCCTCCTCATGTACGGCTTCGCCGAAGCTTTCGGCTTTCTATCGCCACTCATCGGATCGGGCTGGATCGCCGGCCTCAAAGCTGCGGCCGTTGCCGTTGTGGCTCTTGCGCTCCTCGGCATGGCGAGGAAGCTGACGCCGGATCTCCGCCGCCTCACCATGGCGGCCGGGTGCGCAGCGCTCGTTCTTGGCATGCATACGCCGTGGACACAGCTTGGCGCCATTCTTATTGGCGCACTTCTCGGCCTCTTCGTCATTCCGAACAAAGCGGTGGAGACACGCGAAGCCGAAGCCGCCATCGACACAAAAGTCGGGCGGCGTCTCGGCGTTGCGGCTTTCGGCATCTTCGTCCTGCTGCTTTTCGTGGCGTTCATGCTGCGTGGAAGCCCGACCGGGATCGGCCTTGCGGCCCATTTTTATCACGCGGGCGCCCTCGTCTTCGGCGGCGGCCACGTCGTCCTGCCTCTTCTGGAGACCGAGGTCGTCGATCCGGGCCTCGTCTCTCGCGACGCGTTCCTCGCCGGGTATGGCGCCGCGCAGGCGCTGCCTGGACCGCTCTTTGCCTTCTCGGCCTATCTTGGATCGCTCGCGCAAACGCCTCTCGCCGGAGCCGTCGGTGGCCTCGTCGCCCTGTTGGCGATTTTCCTGCCGGGCGCGCTTCTCGTGGTCGCAGCACTCCCCTTCTGGCGCGAACTTCAACACGCGCCGGGCGCCCGTCGCGCTCTGGCCGGCGTGAACGCAGCCGTGGTCGGCATCCTCGCCGCCGCGCTTTACGATCCGGTCTTCACGGCGGGGGTGAACTCGCTCGACAGCTTTGCGGTCGCCACGAGCGCCTTTCTGGCCCTTCTTGTGCCGCGTGTGCCAGCATGGGCCGTTGTGATCGCGGCAGCCGGCGTGGGGGCCGTCATTCTCTGA
- a CDS encoding ribose-phosphate pyrophosphokinase: MKIVAGNSNRSLAQQISSYLDVELAKCAVRRFADQEIFVEIQENVRGEDVFAIQSTSFPANDNLMELLIIIDALRRASARRITAVIPYYGYARQDRKPAARTPISAKLVANLITEAGADRVLTLDLHAGQIQGFFDIPTDNLYAAPVFTRDVKEHYELGNVMVVSPDVGGVVRARAIAKRIDAPLAIVDKRRERPGESEVMNIIGEVAGRDCLLVDDIVDSGGTLCNAADALLAKGATSVTAYITHGVLSGGAVARITASRLKELVITDSIEPTAAVTSAHNVRVVSIAALLGEAISRTALEKSVSSLFD; the protein is encoded by the coding sequence ATGAAAATCGTCGCCGGCAATTCCAACCGGAGTCTTGCGCAGCAGATCAGTTCCTATCTCGATGTGGAACTGGCGAAATGTGCCGTAAGACGGTTCGCCGACCAAGAGATCTTCGTAGAGATCCAGGAAAACGTGCGCGGCGAAGACGTCTTCGCGATCCAGTCGACGAGCTTTCCCGCCAACGACAATCTGATGGAGCTGTTGATCATCATCGACGCGCTCCGACGGGCTTCGGCGCGGCGCATTACGGCGGTGATTCCCTATTACGGCTATGCCCGCCAGGACCGAAAGCCGGCGGCCCGCACGCCGATCTCCGCCAAACTCGTCGCCAATCTCATTACTGAAGCCGGCGCCGATCGCGTCCTCACGCTCGACCTGCACGCCGGCCAGATCCAGGGCTTCTTCGACATCCCGACGGACAATCTCTATGCGGCGCCTGTGTTCACGCGCGACGTGAAAGAGCATTACGAACTCGGCAATGTCATGGTTGTGTCGCCCGACGTCGGGGGTGTGGTGCGCGCACGCGCCATCGCCAAACGTATCGATGCGCCACTCGCCATCGTCGACAAACGCCGTGAGCGTCCGGGCGAATCGGAAGTGATGAACATCATCGGCGAAGTGGCCGGCCGCGACTGCCTTCTCGTCGACGACATCGTCGATTCCGGCGGCACGCTGTGCAACGCCGCCGACGCGTTGCTCGCCAAGGGCGCCACGTCCGTCACCGCCTATATCACACACGGCGTGCTTTCGGGCGGAGCCGTCGCCCGCATCACGGCCTCGCGCCTGAAAGAGCTCGTCATCACCGATTCCATTGAGCCGACGGCGGCCGTCACCAGCGCTCATAATGTGCGGGTGGTTTCGATCGCGGCCCTTCTCGGCGAGGCGATCTCGCGCACAGCCCTGGAAAAATCTGTCTCCAGTCTCTTCGACTAA
- the pgeF gene encoding peptidoglycan editing factor PgeF has product MSPTPIQSDALAFPNIRHAFFTREGGVSEGIYASLNTGLGSSDDRLHILENRARACRHLAVAPELLATPHQIHSSDATVVHEVWAPGEGPRCDALVTDRRGILLGIGTADCGPVLFADAKAGVIGAAHAGWKGAFSGVLEATIDAMAQLGAEQSSIVAVLGPTISGKNYEVGEDFVDRFLSADGENERFFSASERAGHSMFDLPAYILKRLQEAGIEAQNLDLCTYADEDRFFSYRRATHRGETDYGRLLSAIVLA; this is encoded by the coding sequence ATGTCTCCGACACCGATCCAGTCTGATGCCCTCGCCTTCCCAAATATCCGTCACGCCTTCTTCACGCGGGAGGGCGGCGTCTCGGAGGGCATCTATGCGAGCCTCAACACCGGGCTCGGCTCCTCAGATGATCGTCTGCATATCCTGGAAAATCGCGCGCGGGCCTGCCGCCATCTGGCGGTCGCGCCGGAGCTCCTCGCCACGCCCCATCAGATCCACAGCAGCGATGCGACCGTGGTCCACGAGGTCTGGGCACCCGGTGAAGGACCGCGTTGCGATGCGCTGGTGACGGACCGGCGCGGGATCCTTCTCGGCATCGGCACCGCCGATTGCGGACCCGTTCTTTTCGCCGACGCGAAGGCCGGCGTGATCGGCGCGGCGCACGCCGGATGGAAGGGTGCGTTTTCCGGCGTTCTCGAAGCCACCATCGACGCAATGGCGCAACTCGGCGCCGAGCAATCCTCGATCGTCGCCGTTTTGGGGCCCACCATCTCTGGCAAGAACTACGAGGTCGGCGAGGATTTTGTGGACCGCTTTCTCTCCGCGGACGGCGAGAACGAGAGATTCTTCTCGGCATCCGAGCGGGCCGGCCATTCGATGTTCGATCTTCCCGCTTATATTTTGAAGCGCCTGCAGGAGGCGGGCATCGAGGCTCAAAACCTCGATCTTTGCACCTATGCGGATGAAGACCGCTTCTTTTCCTATCGTCGTGCGACCCATCGCGGCGAAACGGATTATGGACGCCTGCTCTCAGCAATTGTCCTGGCATAG
- a CDS encoding copper chaperone PCu(A)C, giving the protein MNLRQILFGAFALLIAASAESAAALVQKPGEASGGTVRVHSGFARATAGQALETAAYLVITNTGLQPERLLYVETPFADRGELRQTRFNEDGALETRRIRSISIPPGRTIRLRPGGDHLVFCGLAKPLAQHGRIPVTLTFAKAGRIELSLPVAAAGARQPPS; this is encoded by the coding sequence ATGAATCTTCGGCAAATCCTGTTTGGCGCCTTTGCCTTGCTGATCGCCGCTTCGGCAGAGTCGGCGGCAGCGCTTGTCCAAAAGCCGGGTGAAGCCTCGGGCGGCACCGTGCGCGTTCATTCAGGATTCGCGCGGGCAACGGCGGGACAGGCGCTGGAAACCGCGGCCTACCTCGTCATCACCAACACCGGCCTGCAGCCGGAGCGCCTTCTTTATGTGGAAACGCCTTTTGCCGATCGGGGCGAGCTGCGGCAGACGCGCTTCAATGAAGACGGTGCCCTCGAGACACGCCGGATCAGAAGCATCAGCATTCCGCCCGGCCGCACGATCAGGCTCAGGCCGGGCGGCGATCATCTCGTCTTCTGCGGACTTGCGAAGCCTCTCGCACAACATGGACGAATCCCGGTCACGCTCACTTTCGCCAAAGCGGGCCGCATCGAACTCTCGTTGCCCGTGGCGGCAGCGGGTGCAAGGCAACCGCCGAGCTGA
- a CDS encoding copper chaperone PCu(A)C — translation MMPLSRSLRSLLAAGLIAAGGSALAQGAGPIEVGDLTISHAWTRATPPGAPSAGGYLTISNEGSQPDRLVSVSAPFAKESLVHAMSMQDGVMKMREMTEGLEIQPGESVTLEPGGNHVMFMGLETALTAGNSVPVTLTFEHAGKVEISLPTAKIGATQPPEASE, via the coding sequence ATGATGCCGCTCTCCCGCTCTCTTCGTTCACTGCTCGCCGCGGGGCTCATCGCCGCCGGCGGAAGCGCGCTCGCTCAGGGCGCAGGACCGATCGAGGTCGGCGATCTCACGATCAGCCATGCGTGGACGCGGGCGACGCCGCCAGGCGCACCGTCGGCCGGCGGCTATCTCACCATCTCGAATGAGGGGTCGCAACCAGATCGGCTCGTCTCCGTCTCCGCTCCCTTCGCAAAAGAAAGCCTCGTCCATGCCATGAGCATGCAGGATGGCGTCATGAAAATGCGGGAGATGACCGAGGGGCTCGAGATCCAGCCGGGTGAGAGCGTGACGCTCGAGCCCGGCGGCAACCACGTGATGTTCATGGGCCTTGAGACCGCCTTGACCGCCGGAAACTCCGTGCCGGTGACGCTCACTTTCGAGCATGCGGGAAAAGTGGAGATCTCTTTGCCGACGGCCAAGATCGGAGCCACGCAGCCTCCTGAAGCTTCGGAGTAG
- a CDS encoding class I SAM-dependent methyltransferase, giving the protein MTGTLSDALKDIIRTNGPMTLASWMGHCLGHPEHGYYVTRDPFGASGDFITAPEVSQMFGEIIGAWVIDLWQQAGCPQPVNLVELGPGRGTLMSDILRVVRLKPNFCSELSVHLVETSPVLAKAQETALASFAGRKEWHESLQTLPQGPLFVVANEFFDALPIRQFVFRRGSWEERMLGLDADGELTFGFGPGRPENVPFEPQDGDVWEERPAAAPIVAELAERFASDGGGALIIDYGHGEPGFGDTLQAVARHEFADPLKRPGEVDLTAHVDFAALSDAAFAAGADVYGPMHQGEFLLHLGLVERAGRLGFGRSEEEQEALRNEVTRLAGPEEMGELFKVLAIVKPGLVPAPFANS; this is encoded by the coding sequence GTGACGGGGACACTTTCAGACGCCCTGAAAGACATCATCCGCACCAACGGACCGATGACGCTTGCAAGCTGGATGGGCCATTGCCTCGGCCATCCCGAACACGGCTACTACGTCACCCGCGACCCGTTCGGCGCGAGCGGGGATTTCATCACGGCCCCGGAAGTCAGCCAGATGTTCGGAGAGATCATCGGGGCCTGGGTCATCGATCTCTGGCAACAGGCGGGCTGTCCGCAGCCCGTCAATCTCGTCGAGCTTGGGCCCGGCCGTGGCACGTTGATGAGCGACATCCTGCGGGTCGTGCGTCTCAAACCAAACTTCTGCAGCGAGTTGTCTGTGCATCTCGTCGAGACGAGCCCGGTCCTTGCGAAGGCACAGGAAACGGCGCTCGCATCCTTTGCCGGCCGCAAGGAGTGGCATGAAAGCCTTCAGACGCTGCCGCAAGGTCCGCTTTTTGTCGTCGCCAACGAGTTCTTCGATGCGCTGCCGATCCGTCAGTTCGTCTTCAGACGGGGCAGCTGGGAGGAGCGCATGCTCGGCCTTGATGCCGACGGCGAACTTACTTTCGGCTTCGGACCAGGGCGCCCGGAAAATGTCCCCTTCGAACCGCAGGATGGCGATGTCTGGGAAGAGCGGCCTGCAGCCGCGCCGATCGTGGCCGAGTTGGCGGAGCGTTTTGCAAGCGACGGCGGCGGCGCTCTCATCATCGACTACGGCCATGGCGAGCCGGGCTTCGGGGATACGCTCCAGGCCGTCGCCCGGCACGAATTCGCTGATCCGTTGAAACGGCCCGGCGAGGTCGATCTGACGGCGCATGTCGATTTTGCGGCGCTGTCCGACGCCGCGTTCGCGGCTGGAGCCGATGTCTACGGTCCCATGCACCAGGGCGAGTTTCTCTTGCATCTCGGGCTCGTCGAACGCGCAGGACGTCTCGGTTTCGGGCGCAGCGAAGAGGAGCAGGAGGCACTTCGCAATGAAGTGACTCGCCTCGCCGGCCCGGAGGAAATGGGAGAGCTCTTCAAGGTCCTGGCGATCGTCAAGCCAGGGCTCGTGCCGGCACCCTTTGCCAACTCCTAG
- the lgt gene encoding prolipoprotein diacylglyceryl transferase produces the protein MALPYPKIDPIAVEIGPLAVRWYGLAYFVGILLGWWYARRQTNNPRLWQGDRSPLTVADLDDFVLWITVGIIFGGRLGYALFYQPDHFLNEPLAFFRLWEGGMSFHGGLIGTIVAMMAFSWKRGLPLMSLFDVVSTAVPFGLFFGRLANFINGELYGRPTDVPWAMVFPGGGGVPRHPSQLYEAALEGILLFLILRLLTHHFRSLRYPGLTSGVFLIFYGAFRIFVEFFRQPDPQLGFIAAFLTMGMILSLPMILIGAGAVIYAWRRGPRATEDGV, from the coding sequence GTGGCCCTGCCGTATCCAAAGATCGATCCCATTGCCGTGGAGATCGGCCCGCTTGCCGTGCGCTGGTACGGCCTCGCCTACTTTGTCGGCATCCTTCTCGGCTGGTGGTACGCGAGGCGGCAGACGAATAATCCCCGCCTCTGGCAGGGAGATCGATCGCCTCTCACGGTCGCAGATCTCGACGATTTCGTCTTATGGATCACCGTCGGCATCATTTTCGGTGGGCGGCTCGGATATGCCCTCTTCTACCAGCCGGACCACTTCTTGAACGAGCCGCTCGCCTTCTTTCGGCTGTGGGAAGGTGGAATGTCGTTCCACGGCGGCCTGATCGGCACGATCGTGGCGATGATGGCGTTCTCCTGGAAACGCGGCCTTCCTTTGATGTCGCTTTTCGACGTCGTATCGACCGCCGTCCCCTTCGGCCTCTTTTTCGGCCGCCTCGCCAATTTCATCAACGGCGAGCTCTACGGGCGCCCGACGGACGTTCCCTGGGCAATGGTGTTTCCAGGCGGCGGCGGAGTCCCGAGACATCCAAGCCAGCTTTACGAAGCGGCTCTAGAGGGGATCCTGCTGTTCCTCATTCTGAGGCTCCTGACGCATCATTTCAGGAGCCTGCGCTATCCCGGCCTAACGAGCGGCGTTTTCCTCATCTTTTACGGAGCGTTTCGCATCTTCGTCGAGTTTTTCCGCCAGCCAGACCCGCAGCTCGGTTTCATCGCGGCGTTCCTCACAATGGGCATGATCTTGTCGCTTCCCATGATCCTGATCGGTGCCGGAGCAGTCATCTACGCATGGCGCCGGGGCCCACGGGCGACGGAGGACGGGGTGTGA
- a CDS encoding accessory factor UbiK family protein gives MTQTSNRLMDEFAKLMTDATGVAQGVRREAETAMRSQLERIMSELDLIQREEFETVRDMALKARAENEALQQRVAALEARLAGDEARLAADEEGPLAD, from the coding sequence ATGACGCAAACCTCCAATCGCCTCATGGACGAATTCGCCAAGCTGATGACGGATGCGACGGGGGTAGCCCAGGGGGTGCGGCGCGAAGCCGAAACGGCGATGCGCTCCCAGCTGGAGCGGATCATGTCGGAGCTCGATCTCATCCAGCGCGAGGAGTTCGAAACCGTTCGTGACATGGCTTTGAAGGCGCGCGCAGAGAACGAAGCCTTGCAGCAGCGCGTCGCTGCTCTCGAAGCGCGGCTTGCCGGCGATGAAGCACGGCTTGCGGCCGACGAGGAAGGGCCTCTCGCCGACTGA
- a CDS encoding YbjN domain-containing protein: protein MSLLDFQTAAAGNLVDLVEQIATYHDWSFDRSGEDEITVSIAGSFCDYNISLSWMEELEAMHLAAAFDFRVSERRKTEIMRLLALVNEQLWIGHFDLWQAEGVIMYRSALLLSDGAEVNTGQLEGILSAAVEACERYYQAFQFVIWAGKSPEEALGSVLFETLGEA from the coding sequence ATGAGCCTGCTCGATTTTCAGACCGCTGCCGCCGGAAATCTTGTCGACCTGGTGGAGCAGATCGCCACCTACCACGATTGGAGCTTTGACCGGTCCGGCGAGGACGAAATTACCGTTTCGATCGCCGGCAGCTTCTGCGACTACAATATTTCTCTGTCATGGATGGAAGAATTGGAGGCGATGCATCTTGCTGCCGCCTTCGATTTTCGTGTCAGTGAGCGCCGCAAGACCGAGATTATGCGTCTGCTGGCGCTGGTGAACGAGCAATTGTGGATCGGCCATTTCGATCTCTGGCAGGCCGAAGGCGTCATCATGTATCGGAGCGCACTGCTTCTGTCAGACGGGGCCGAGGTCAACACCGGTCAGCTCGAGGGAATTCTCTCGGCAGCGGTGGAGGCCTGCGAGCGCTACTATCAGGCCTTCCAGTTTGTCATCTGGGCCGGGAAATCTCCCGAGGAGGCTCTCGGTTCGGTTCTTTTCGAGACGCTCGGAGAAGCATAG
- the proC gene encoding pyrroline-5-carboxylate reductase has translation MTAEAALSETGPVLLIGAGRMGGAMLEAWLSAGLPPERTIVRDPGLSPERAQELGSRGVTISNGADEAESAPRVLVLAVKPQQMDNVLPEAALYAGKETLIISVAAGIALDRLAKGFEASARIVRIMPNTPAQVGEGMAVAVGNDAVTEQDRALVDALLRPTGKIAWVDDEGLIDAVTAVSGSGPAYVFHLVEAMAAAGEAAGLPAELSMQLARQTVVGGGALLAGSPLAAEELRRNVTSPGGTTQAALDVLMAEHGLVDLMREAVAAAKRRSIELG, from the coding sequence ATGACCGCCGAAGCGGCTCTTTCTGAGACCGGGCCTGTTCTCCTGATCGGAGCCGGGCGAATGGGCGGCGCGATGTTGGAGGCGTGGCTTTCCGCCGGGCTTCCGCCGGAAAGGACGATCGTCCGCGATCCGGGGCTGTCTCCGGAGAGAGCGCAAGAGCTCGGCTCCCGCGGCGTGACCATTTCGAACGGCGCTGACGAGGCCGAAAGCGCACCGCGTGTCCTGGTCCTTGCCGTCAAGCCGCAGCAGATGGACAACGTCCTGCCGGAAGCGGCCCTCTACGCAGGCAAAGAGACATTGATTATCTCGGTCGCCGCCGGCATCGCTCTCGACCGATTGGCGAAGGGGTTTGAGGCCTCCGCGCGCATCGTGCGGATTATGCCCAACACCCCGGCGCAGGTCGGGGAAGGCATGGCCGTGGCGGTCGGCAACGATGCCGTGACCGAGCAGGACCGCGCTCTGGTCGATGCCCTGTTGCGTCCGACCGGAAAGATCGCCTGGGTCGACGATGAAGGGCTGATCGATGCGGTGACGGCGGTGTCGGGCTCGGGGCCCGCTTACGTCTTCCATCTCGTCGAGGCGATGGCGGCCGCCGGCGAAGCCGCCGGGCTGCCGGCAGAGCTTTCCATGCAGCTTGCGCGCCAGACAGTGGTTGGAGGCGGGGCGCTTCTCGCCGGAAGTCCTCTCGCTGCGGAGGAGTTGCGCCGGAACGTGACGTCTCCGGGCGGCACCACCCAGGCGGCGCTCGATGTGCTGATGGCCGAGCATGGTCTGGTCGATTTGATGCGTGAGGCGGTCGCCGCGGCCAAACGGCGTTCCATCGAACTCGGCTGA
- a CDS encoding TetR family transcriptional regulator, which yields MATAETRDKIIDALLDLVAERDWDDVTLADIADAAGVTLQQLRETYDGRGDIVGDFCRRTDRAVLSNLDPDMAFESRRERLFDVLFSRFEALGPHKHAISGLAHSARRDPLLAAELNRHLVTSMAWMMTAAGISSGGPGGLVRAQGLAFLWSRVTRTWLSDDDPGLARTMSALDRELRKGERAVMRLDRLARFLPRPPGGRRHTARRSAPASEAAAPSDGAQAAGATGADGV from the coding sequence ATGGCCACTGCCGAAACCCGCGACAAGATCATCGACGCTTTGCTCGACCTCGTGGCCGAGCGCGACTGGGATGACGTGACGCTTGCCGACATCGCCGACGCGGCGGGCGTGACCTTGCAGCAATTGCGCGAAACCTACGACGGTCGGGGCGACATCGTCGGGGATTTTTGCCGGCGGACCGATCGGGCCGTTCTTTCCAATCTCGATCCGGACATGGCATTCGAAAGCCGCCGCGAAAGGCTATTCGATGTGCTGTTCTCGCGCTTTGAAGCTTTGGGCCCGCATAAGCATGCCATTTCCGGTCTTGCCCATTCGGCGAGGCGAGACCCGCTTCTGGCCGCGGAGCTGAACCGCCACCTTGTCACGTCGATGGCGTGGATGATGACGGCGGCCGGTATTTCATCTGGCGGACCGGGAGGGCTGGTTCGGGCGCAGGGCCTGGCTTTCCTGTGGAGCCGGGTGACGCGCACGTGGCTCAGCGACGATGACCCGGGCCTTGCGCGCACGATGTCGGCGCTCGACCGTGAGCTCCGCAAGGGCGAACGGGCGGTGATGCGGCTCGACCGGCTGGCGCGTTTCCTGCCGCGGCCGCCCGGAGGCCGCCGCCACACGGCGCGGCGGAGCGCGCCGGCGTCCGAAGCGGCAGCACCGTCCGATGGCGCCCAGGCCGCCGGAGCTACCGGAGCCGACGGAGTATGA
- a CDS encoding tRNA-binding protein: protein MSDPVSETIAFDDFLKVDIRVGRIVEAAPFPEARKPAYKLLIDFGEEIGQKKSSAQITKHYELAELVGRQVLAVVNFPPRQIGPMRSEVLTLGVPDADGEVVLIEPNLGVPVGGRLF from the coding sequence ATGAGTGATCCTGTCAGCGAGACGATCGCGTTCGACGATTTCTTGAAAGTCGATATCCGTGTCGGGCGTATCGTCGAGGCGGCCCCGTTTCCTGAAGCGCGCAAACCCGCGTACAAGCTTCTCATCGATTTCGGCGAGGAGATCGGGCAGAAGAAATCCTCCGCGCAGATCACCAAGCATTATGAACTGGCCGAACTCGTCGGACGGCAGGTTCTTGCCGTCGTGAATTTCCCGCCGCGCCAGATCGGTCCGATGCGTTCGGAAGTTCTGACGCTCGGCGTGCCTGATGCCGACGGAGAGGTCGTGCTGATTGAGCCTAACCTCGGCGTGCCCGTCGGTGGGCGGCTTTTCTGA